In one window of Prionailurus bengalensis isolate Pbe53 chromosome B3, Fcat_Pben_1.1_paternal_pri, whole genome shotgun sequence DNA:
- the NKX2-8 gene encoding homeobox protein Nkx-2.8, whose protein sequence is MATSGRLSFTVRSLLDLPEQDAQHLRRHEPELCAPQPGPCATWLESERGHYPSSDESSPETSPPDSSQRPSARPVSPGSEAEKRKKRRVLFSKAQTLELERRFRQQRYLSAPEREQLARLLRLTPTQVKIWFQNHRYKLKRARAPGAPGAAESPDLAAAAELRAAPGLLRRVVVPVLVRDGQPCGGSGEMGTASAQDKSGASPAAACPLPGYAAFGPCSALGLFPAYQHLAPPALVSWNW, encoded by the exons ATGGCCACCTCTGGACGCCTGAGCTTCACCGTGCGCAGCCTTCTGGATTTACCCGAACAGGACGCGCAGCACCTGCGGAGGCACGAGCCGGAGCTATGCGCTCCCCAACCCGGCCCCTGCGCCACCTGGTTGGAATCCGAGCGCGGCCACTACCCCT CCTCGGACGAGAGCAGCCCAGAGACCAGCCCGCCCGACTCGTCGCAGCGGCCGTCCGCTCGGCCGGTGTCTCCTGGCTCAGAggctgaaaagagaaagaagcgtCGGGTGCTGTTCTCCAAGGCGCAAACGCTGGAGTTGGAGCGGCGCTTCCGGCAGCAGCGCTACCTGTCGGCGCCCGAGCGCGAGCAGCTGGCGCGCCTGCTTCGCCTCACGCCCACACAGGTCAAAATCTGGTTCCAGAACCATCGCTACAAGCTGAAGCGCGCGCGCGCACCGGGCGCGCCGGGGGCGGCGGAGTCGCCTGACCTGGCAGCAGCTGCGGAGCTGCGCGCCGCACCCGGCCTGCTGCGCCGCGTGGTGGTCCCCGTGCTGGTGCGCGACGGTCAGCCGTGTGGCGGCAGCGGCGAGATGGGCACGGCCTCCGCCCAGGACAAGAGCGGCGCGTCCCCAGCCGCTGCCTGCCCTCTACCGGGCTACGCCGCCTTCGGGCCCTGCTCGGCTCTTGGCCTCTTCCCCGCCTACCAGCACTTAGCGCCCCCAGCCCTGGTCTCCTGGAACTGGTGA